The sequence GGTTGCCTCATGCAAGGCTTTCAGTCCTAAGGTGATTGCTTCCCGGATGGTACATTCATGGGTGTATTCCTCTTCGAAGAGTTTCATTACCGCAGGTCTGCCGGTTCCGATTCCGGTTGCTTTGTACTCAAGTAATGTTCCACTTGGGTCTGTCTCAAACAGACGGAACTGCCCATCAGAAATACCAGTAATCAGGAGTGCAGTACCATAGGGCCGGGCTCCACCAAACTGAGTGTACGTCTGCATGTGATCGCCCAACTTCTTCGCAAGCGTCTCTACGTCGATAGGTTCATCATAGGTCACCCGGTTGATTTGTGCCTCAATCCTGGCCCGATCAACAAGAGCGCGTGCATCTCCTACCAGACCTGACGATGCAACACCGATGTGTTCATCAATTCTGAATATCTTTTCGATTGAATTTGCTTCAAGAAGGCGTGAATTAATCCGTTTGTCAACAATTAGGACAACACCCTCCTGACATTTAATTCCTACTGCCGTTGTGCCGCGTTTGACTGCTTCACGTGCATATTCAACCTGATATAACCTTCCGTCCGGGCTGAATACAGTGATGGCACGATCATATGCGGCCTGATTATTATTCATCATAGTACAGGTCCTCAGTATCTTCTTCTGTTATGTACCGTGGTATCTCATGATAAATCCCCTTTTCTTTGAGATCTATTCTCCCCCGCTTGGAAATCCACACACCACATTGTGTTCCGGATATCACGGCTTTTCCACTTC comes from Methanospirillum hungatei and encodes:
- the psmA gene encoding archaeal proteasome endopeptidase complex subunit alpha, producing MMNNNQAAYDRAITVFSPDGRLYQVEYAREAVKRGTTAVGIKCQEGVVLIVDKRINSRLLEANSIEKIFRIDEHIGVASSGLVGDARALVDRARIEAQINRVTYDEPIDVETLAKKLGDHMQTYTQFGGARPYGTALLITGISDGQFRLFETDPSGTLLEYKATGIGTGRPAVMKLFEEEYTHECTIREAITLGLKALHEATEGKFDVNTVEIGVITREQEEFRKMSREEVASYIEQPQ